Proteins found in one Bacteroides sp. genomic segment:
- a CDS encoding response regulator transcription factor, with protein MDRTRVLYVEDEPFLARIVKESLESRDFEVKLVADGKEAMKEFEAFKPQICVLDVMLPFKDGFSLAKEIKAIDSGMPIIFLTAKVQTEDLLKGFASGGNDYLRKPFSMEELIVRIQNLLKITTNSQAAIQDAGLEKISLGNFEFYPELLELHRDETAKKLSHRETRLLQMLTSDMSKPVLRKDILLELWGDDSFYNSRNLDVYISRLRDYFSGDPSIEIITKKGVGYHFVVHSSL; from the coding sequence ATGGATCGCACCAGGGTATTGTATGTTGAAGATGAACCTTTCCTGGCAAGGATTGTAAAAGAGAGCCTTGAAAGCCGTGATTTCGAGGTTAAGCTTGTTGCAGATGGGAAGGAAGCAATGAAGGAATTTGAGGCCTTCAAGCCGCAAATATGCGTGCTGGATGTTATGCTGCCCTTTAAGGATGGCTTTTCGTTGGCGAAGGAAATCAAAGCCATAGATTCAGGCATGCCCATCATTTTCCTGACCGCAAAGGTTCAAACCGAAGACCTCCTGAAAGGCTTTGCATCAGGAGGAAATGATTATCTGCGCAAGCCCTTTAGCATGGAAGAACTTATTGTCAGGATCCAAAACCTGCTAAAAATTACTACAAACAGCCAGGCTGCGATTCAGGATGCCGGACTTGAGAAAATCAGCCTTGGAAACTTTGAATTTTATCCGGAGCTGCTGGAATTGCATCGGGATGAAACGGCAAAGAAACTTTCGCACCGCGAGACCCGCTTGCTTCAAATGCTTACCAGCGACATGAGCAAACCCGTGTTGAGAAAAGACATCCTGCTGGAACTGTGGGGTGACGATTCATTTTACAACAGCCGGAACCTCGATGTGTATATTTCCCGTCTGCGGGATTATTTCTCAGGCGACCCCTCCATCGAAATCATTACAAAGAAAGGAGTGGGTTACCACTTTGTAGTCCATTCTTCCTTATAA
- a CDS encoding HAMP domain-containing sensor histidine kinase has translation MQKKNPHGVVMLMVVSILLLILLQGLWLRAEYKAASDSFRRETNLVFRSTLSHLADSLFFSQVRLLPEYDSLESQGGPISVSMFAESHDSLPPGSPRFREREIRRREQDSIRNKRRNLGLGGSQQSPDSMHIVVMRPNGPSPGNMRNIYLAYAEGIESDTLKELYQKALPDRYQNLPMEIVIREVDWRQHSWNRPPPLRNDSIPFITGFIPLGMNKMYAASFDGVRAYLFSSILPQLGFSVFITGLILLSFIIVFRSLRSQQRLLEQKNDFIGNMTHELKTPVATVGVALEAMKSFDVLKDPEKTQEYIDMARHELDRLGMMTDKILKTSVFDYETEIRNNKTAVDLLPIVEKVMASFQLVAERKKTHFHFEHKGQSLVMGHQEHLTQMIYNLVDNAFKYAGDSPEIKVSLEEQADSAELRVSDQGHGISLEHQSRIFEKFYRIPSGDVHTVKGYGLGLNYVAGVVKSHGGKISIESKPGDGAIFVVKLPKIG, from the coding sequence ATGCAAAAGAAAAACCCACATGGAGTAGTCATGCTTATGGTAGTAAGCATACTACTACTCATCTTGCTCCAGGGGCTTTGGCTGCGGGCAGAATATAAGGCGGCTTCTGATTCCTTTCGCCGGGAGACGAATCTGGTGTTCAGGAGCACCCTGTCTCATCTGGCCGATTCACTGTTTTTCAGCCAAGTAAGGCTCCTGCCCGAGTACGACAGCCTTGAAAGCCAGGGAGGACCTATCTCAGTAAGCATGTTTGCTGAATCGCATGACAGCCTGCCACCCGGCTCACCCCGGTTTCGGGAGAGAGAGATCAGGCGCCGGGAACAGGACTCAATCAGAAACAAAAGAAGAAACCTTGGTTTAGGTGGCAGCCAGCAAAGTCCAGATAGCATGCACATAGTGGTCATGCGCCCGAATGGACCTTCACCCGGAAACATGCGAAATATTTACCTGGCTTATGCTGAAGGAATTGAAAGTGATACTTTAAAAGAATTGTATCAGAAGGCTTTGCCCGACCGTTACCAGAACCTACCCATGGAAATTGTAATTCGTGAGGTGGACTGGCGTCAGCATTCCTGGAACCGCCCACCTCCGCTGCGCAACGACAGCATTCCGTTTATAACCGGATTTATACCCCTGGGAATGAATAAAATGTATGCCGCCAGTTTTGATGGGGTAAGGGCTTACCTGTTCTCCAGCATTCTGCCCCAATTAGGCTTTTCTGTGTTCATTACCGGACTTATTCTTTTGTCGTTTATTATAGTATTCCGAAGCCTGAGGTCACAGCAACGATTGCTGGAGCAAAAAAATGACTTTATCGGCAACATGACACATGAATTGAAGACCCCTGTAGCCACCGTCGGAGTAGCCCTCGAGGCGATGAAGAGCTTTGATGTATTAAAAGATCCTGAAAAAACACAAGAATATATTGACATGGCCCGCCATGAGCTGGACCGCCTGGGAATGATGACTGACAAGATCCTGAAAACTTCGGTCTTCGATTATGAAACGGAAATTAGGAACAACAAAACGGCTGTGGATCTTTTGCCTATTGTGGAAAAGGTGATGGCTTCCTTCCAGCTAGTGGCGGAAAGAAAGAAAACCCATTTTCATTTTGAACACAAGGGACAATCCCTGGTTATGGGACACCAGGAACACCTTACCCAGATGATATATAACCTGGTAGACAACGCTTTTAAATACGCCGGCGATAGCCCTGAAATCAAGGTATCGCTGGAAGAGCAGGCTGATTCCGCTGAGCTCAGGGTTTCCGATCAGGGTCACGGAATCAGCCTGGAGCATCAGTCCAGGATCTTTGAAAAGTTCTACCGGATCCCTTCTGGCGATGTTCATACGGTGAAGGGTTACGGCTTGGGACTGAATTACGTGGCCGGGGTTGTAAAAAGCCACGGTGGGAAAATTTCCATTGAAAGCAAACCCGGTGATGGTGCGATTTTTGTGGTAAAATTGCCAAAAATTGGATGA
- a CDS encoding GLPGLI family protein, with protein MRIYRFLPLFMLSLLSLVLSAQVTQGVITYEVITDAHSFIPEDRPELKEMITQFRTENYQLFFTPSESLYKTREELLPPGTGGGRGGGMRMMIRGPRSETYIDRNSQQRIVARDLLGKNYLIIDTLGIEPWKFGYEQMEIAGYMCMMAWYTDTVNNQEVTAWFSPELPPLMGPDRFTTLPGTVLAVDINNGNQVWVAREIEAREPSDSELRKPSRGEEIGRKEFDKLLEEQKQRLNSSGSPIRVF; from the coding sequence ATGAGAATATACAGATTCCTTCCCCTTTTCATGCTGAGCTTATTGAGCCTGGTATTGTCAGCCCAGGTTACCCAGGGAGTCATTACTTACGAGGTAATAACTGATGCTCATAGTTTCATTCCCGAAGATCGTCCGGAATTAAAAGAAATGATTACTCAGTTTCGTACCGAAAACTACCAGTTATTCTTTACACCCAGCGAAAGCCTCTACAAGACCCGGGAAGAATTACTCCCTCCCGGGACAGGCGGAGGAAGAGGGGGTGGCATGCGCATGATGATACGGGGCCCGAGGTCTGAAACATATATTGACAGGAACTCGCAGCAGCGTATCGTTGCCCGCGACCTGCTGGGAAAGAATTACCTCATTATTGATACTTTGGGCATTGAACCCTGGAAATTTGGATACGAACAAATGGAAATTGCTGGGTATATGTGCATGATGGCCTGGTATACTGATACGGTTAACAATCAGGAGGTTACAGCATGGTTTTCCCCGGAATTGCCTCCCTTGATGGGGCCTGATAGGTTTACGACCCTGCCCGGAACGGTGCTGGCCGTAGATATAAACAATGGTAATCAGGTATGGGTAGCCAGGGAAATTGAAGCCCGGGAGCCCTCTGACTCAGAGTTACGTAAACCCAGCAGGGGAGAAGAAATAGGCCGTAAGGAGTTTGATAAACTGCTTGAAGAGCAAAAGCAAAGACTGAATTCCAGTGGTAGCCCAATAAGAGTTTTCTAA
- a CDS encoding outer membrane beta-barrel family protein codes for MQRVFFTAIFLVSVLFAQAQAFSIKGSVTDPEHGGLPNATVLLLNPADSTMTNYALTNVNGVFNIQNVSRKEYLLRITYIGYATRFEKITPPDGDLLDLGELSLLNERVTLREVSVTEERIAMRVKNDTIEYDALAFKPLPNEVVEDLLKRMPGLVVESDGNVVAQGETVRRVLVDGKEFFGRDPKMATQNLPADAVSKVHVFDQRSEQALFTGIDDGERERTINLELKEDRREGVFGNSSLAYGTEERFQGKLNINRFDNKGQLSILGMGNNVNQTGFSIGDYLNFSGGAQGLLGGRGGGGMQITLDNSSTSIPLSFDGLPATNGLMTSWAGGANVNRKLGEKTELTASYFYNQLGHDITQDLERENFLPAGNFFFDQISTQDNRNANHRLNLRLDHTFSEASSILLTANTSLNNTDGLLQSNSQTLNALGLMQNSSVQESESSGQLLNLVTNLLWRQRLNKPGRTITAGLDFSTNQNDQEATLDALNRYFGDDPYDEQLLQNSMLGTVNRSLGFNTSYTEPLLNKLFLEANYRITRNYNEVDQQVFDREAEVLTPNELLTNQYNNTYLFQRAGLNLNLNRDQFNLTVGSNLQITSLEGNLISTDQEIRKDYTHVLPVVRFNYQFNSFRRMMVNYETSVQEPSILQLQPLIDNRDPLNIYIGNPELKPSFRHRALVRFNTFNPLNSFGFFTFLTADYVSNAITNATSVDEQLVRTVTPVNVDKNLNLRANINFNIGLTKLKSRFMVGSTITHSESINILNQVEQDIANNILGANARYTFRPNDNFETNLTANFNQQLTKYEFSVLEQAFLNQTYGIESSWTFLKNYRIGGGYRYQIYEGRTEAFDRKIPILDFNFSRSFLKGNAGELKFSGYNLLNQDMGVTQTADANYIQRQVTNSLGRYFLLTFTYSLNRSLNVFDSTHRPGSGAGMRIMH; via the coding sequence ATGCAACGCGTTTTTTTTACTGCCATTTTCCTGGTGTCTGTTCTTTTTGCCCAGGCCCAGGCCTTTTCTATCAAGGGCAGCGTAACCGATCCCGAACACGGAGGCTTGCCCAATGCCACCGTGCTGCTCCTGAATCCGGCCGATTCAACCATGACCAATTATGCCCTGACGAATGTGAATGGGGTGTTTAATATCCAAAATGTCAGCCGCAAAGAATACCTCTTGAGGATTACCTATATTGGTTATGCCACCCGCTTTGAAAAGATTACCCCTCCGGATGGGGATTTGCTCGATTTGGGTGAACTCAGCCTGCTGAATGAAAGGGTCACCCTGCGTGAAGTGAGCGTCACCGAGGAAAGGATAGCTATGCGGGTAAAGAACGACACCATCGAATATGATGCCCTGGCTTTTAAACCCTTACCTAATGAAGTGGTGGAGGACCTGCTGAAACGTATGCCCGGCCTGGTGGTTGAATCGGATGGCAATGTGGTGGCACAGGGTGAGACCGTCCGGCGTGTATTGGTCGATGGCAAGGAATTCTTTGGCAGGGATCCTAAAATGGCTACACAGAACCTGCCTGCCGATGCTGTTTCCAAGGTCCACGTATTCGACCAGCGTTCCGAACAAGCCCTCTTTACTGGGATTGATGATGGGGAACGTGAGCGCACCATCAACCTCGAATTAAAGGAAGACCGCAGGGAAGGCGTTTTTGGCAATTCAAGTCTTGCCTATGGCACCGAAGAACGCTTCCAGGGGAAACTTAATATTAACCGTTTTGACAACAAAGGTCAGCTTTCCATACTGGGGATGGGTAACAATGTGAATCAGACTGGTTTTTCCATTGGCGATTACCTGAATTTCAGCGGAGGGGCGCAAGGCCTGCTGGGTGGCAGGGGAGGGGGTGGAATGCAGATTACCCTGGACAACAGCAGTACAAGCATTCCCCTTAGTTTTGACGGCCTGCCAGCCACCAACGGCCTTATGACTTCATGGGCCGGCGGGGCCAATGTCAACCGGAAACTCGGGGAGAAAACTGAACTGACTGCCAGCTACTTTTACAATCAGCTTGGTCACGACATTACCCAGGATCTTGAACGGGAAAACTTCTTGCCTGCAGGCAATTTCTTCTTTGACCAGATCAGCACCCAGGATAACCGAAATGCAAACCACAGGCTGAATCTTCGGCTGGATCATACCTTCAGCGAAGCCAGCAGCATCTTGCTGACCGCCAACACCAGCCTCAATAATACTGATGGGCTGCTGCAAAGCAACAGCCAGACCCTCAATGCCCTGGGCCTGATGCAAAACAGCAGCGTCCAGGAAAGCGAAAGCAGCGGACAGCTTCTCAACCTCGTTACCAATCTGCTTTGGCGGCAGCGCCTTAACAAACCCGGACGAACCATCACTGCAGGGCTTGACTTCTCCACCAACCAGAATGACCAGGAAGCCACCCTCGATGCTTTGAACCGCTATTTTGGCGATGACCCCTATGATGAGCAATTGCTTCAAAACAGCATGCTGGGAACTGTTAACCGCTCATTGGGATTCAACACCAGCTATACCGAACCCCTGTTAAACAAGCTTTTTCTTGAAGCGAATTATCGGATCACCCGGAATTACAATGAGGTCGACCAACAAGTATTCGACAGGGAAGCAGAGGTGTTGACCCCCAACGAATTGCTTACCAACCAGTATAACAATACCTACTTGTTTCAGCGCGCAGGACTCAATCTCAACCTGAACCGTGACCAGTTTAACCTGACAGTGGGATCAAACCTCCAAATTACCAGTTTGGAAGGAAACCTTATTTCTACTGACCAGGAGATCCGAAAGGATTACACCCACGTACTGCCGGTTGTTCGTTTCAATTACCAGTTCAATAGTTTCCGGCGGATGATGGTAAATTACGAAACAAGTGTTCAGGAACCTTCCATCCTGCAGCTGCAACCCCTGATTGACAACCGCGACCCCCTTAATATCTATATTGGTAACCCCGAACTGAAGCCTTCTTTCCGTCATCGTGCCTTAGTGCGCTTCAATACCTTCAATCCGCTCAATTCCTTCGGGTTCTTCACCTTCCTGACAGCCGATTATGTCAGCAATGCCATTACCAATGCCACCAGCGTTGACGAACAACTGGTACGCACGGTAACCCCTGTCAACGTTGATAAGAACCTCAACCTGAGGGCCAACATAAACTTCAACATCGGACTTACCAAACTGAAAAGCCGGTTTATGGTGGGAAGCACCATTACCCACTCCGAAAGCATCAACATACTGAACCAGGTGGAACAGGATATTGCCAACAACATCCTGGGTGCCAATGCACGTTATACCTTCAGGCCCAATGACAACTTTGAAACCAACCTTACAGCCAATTTTAATCAGCAGTTGACAAAATACGAATTCAGTGTGCTGGAACAGGCGTTCCTGAATCAAACTTATGGGATTGAAAGCAGCTGGACCTTCCTGAAAAACTACCGGATCGGCGGAGGTTACCGTTACCAGATCTATGAAGGCCGCACGGAAGCCTTCGACCGAAAGATCCCTATACTCGATTTTAACTTCTCGAGATCTTTTCTGAAGGGCAATGCAGGCGAACTGAAATTTTCGGGCTACAACCTGCTCAATCAGGATATGGGCGTCACCCAAACGGCCGATGCCAACTATATCCAGCGCCAGGTGACCAATTCACTGGGCCGATATTTTCTGCTGACCTTTACCTATTCACTCAACCGCTCCCTCAATGTGTTTGATTCAACCCACAGACCAGGCAGCGGAGCCGGAATGCGCATCATGCATTAA
- a CDS encoding SRPBCC family protein codes for MKKVLMAIVALILLLLVISLIAPKEFPIEREVIINCPKDEVFQRVRSLEFQEEWSVWGKLDPNAQYTYTGVDGTVGSVQSWEGNKDLGKGEQEITGITEGERIDFEIRFIKPYKSTSDLFITTEALGESETLVKWGMVGKIPVPMNLYMLFSNMNKTLGTDLEEGLQNLKMIMEGA; via the coding sequence ATGAAAAAAGTCCTGATGGCTATTGTGGCCCTGATTTTACTTTTGCTTGTCATTTCACTGATCGCGCCCAAGGAATTTCCTATTGAGCGTGAAGTAATTATCAACTGCCCTAAGGATGAAGTTTTTCAAAGGGTAAGGTCACTTGAATTCCAGGAGGAATGGAGTGTTTGGGGAAAGCTTGATCCGAATGCCCAATATACCTATACCGGGGTGGATGGAACCGTTGGTTCAGTGCAATCGTGGGAAGGCAATAAGGATTTAGGCAAAGGTGAGCAGGAAATTACCGGCATCACTGAAGGAGAGCGGATTGATTTTGAGATCCGGTTTATTAAACCTTATAAATCCACCAGCGATTTGTTTATCACCACCGAAGCACTGGGCGAAAGCGAAACTTTGGTCAAGTGGGGCATGGTGGGTAAAATACCGGTTCCCATGAATTTGTATATGTTGTTTTCGAACATGAACAAAACCCTGGGAACCGACCTGGAGGAAGGCCTCCAGAACCTGAAGATGATTATGGAAGGAGCATAG
- a CDS encoding HAD family hydrolase: MKNFEESPEGIIDVAIAYDFDGTLAPGNMQEHSFLPKLGIAKEAFWSEANAIAEANDMDGILAYMQLMLRKAREKNISIHREDFEHFGRDIRFFQGVEVYFDRINAFALRQGIRLEHHIISSGLREFIAGTAIARHFKNIFASGFKYDETGVAEWPALAINYTNKTQYLFRINKGIDNSHDNTLINKHVPEEEKPVPFSRMIYIGDGETDVPAMKMVRYQGGATVAVYNTNEDSPPGKPTQEQLCRELVRHGRVDYIAPADYLEGSRLDYIVKLLINKIRIVEELGKQR; this comes from the coding sequence ATGAAAAATTTTGAAGAGAGCCCGGAAGGAATTATTGATGTTGCCATTGCGTATGATTTTGACGGGACGCTGGCGCCCGGGAATATGCAGGAACATTCTTTCCTGCCGAAACTGGGGATAGCCAAGGAAGCCTTCTGGTCGGAAGCCAATGCCATTGCTGAAGCCAACGATATGGACGGCATTTTGGCTTATATGCAGCTGATGCTTCGCAAAGCCCGCGAAAAAAATATCAGCATCCACCGGGAAGACTTTGAGCATTTTGGCCGAGACATTCGTTTTTTCCAGGGGGTGGAGGTCTATTTCGACCGTATCAACGCTTTTGCCCTCCGGCAGGGGATCAGGCTGGAACATCACATCATTTCTTCTGGCTTGCGCGAGTTTATTGCAGGCACTGCCATTGCCAGGCATTTCAAGAACATTTTTGCTTCAGGATTTAAATACGACGAAACCGGCGTGGCCGAATGGCCTGCACTAGCCATTAATTACACAAACAAAACCCAGTACCTTTTCCGCATAAACAAGGGCATCGACAACTCGCACGACAATACCCTGATTAACAAGCATGTTCCGGAAGAAGAAAAACCAGTTCCATTTTCCAGGATGATTTATATTGGCGATGGGGAAACCGATGTCCCTGCTATGAAGATGGTGCGATACCAGGGTGGGGCTACTGTGGCGGTTTACAACACCAACGAAGATTCTCCCCCTGGAAAACCCACGCAGGAGCAGTTGTGCCGTGAACTGGTCCGCCACGGAAGGGTCGATTATATTGCGCCGGCCGATTACTTGGAGGGCAGCCGCCTGGACTATATCGTGAAACTGCTGATCAACAAGATCCGGATCGTCGAGGAACTGGGTAAACAGCGGTAA
- a CDS encoding carboxypeptidase-like regulatory domain-containing protein, with protein MKKTIIFLFAVLLGSSILPAQPAEQTFQTISGVVRDARTRQTIAFASVFIPGTTIGTVANLDGVFSLKVQKSLGANRFSISHLGYLTGTFEIEASLEGGKVFFLEPHSVTLPPVIVRPDDPRELVRNAIDKISDNYPDQDQRLTGFYREAIKQRRDYVSISEAVVEVDQTSYGFRMARDRVKIIQARRSGEVKKMDTLLVKLQGGPHVSMLLDVVKNPDVILDKEFLQYYEYELEDVVVIDGRSNYLVSFKPMVTLPFPLYFGRLYIDVESLAFTMAEFSLDLSDREKAARNFIVRKPLSLRFTATRTSYLVTYKHMDGKFYLNYVRNEMEFFADWRRKIFRTGYTIMSEMAITKRVPETAERISRSESFRPRNILADMVPQYFDPDFWGAYNVIEPEESIESAIQKFNKRFEE; from the coding sequence ATGAAAAAGACCATAATTTTCCTTTTTGCAGTTCTTTTAGGCAGTAGTATCCTGCCTGCTCAGCCTGCAGAGCAGACCTTTCAAACCATCAGTGGGGTGGTTCGCGATGCCAGGACCCGTCAGACCATTGCTTTTGCCAGTGTTTTTATTCCAGGGACAACCATTGGCACCGTGGCTAACCTGGACGGAGTCTTTTCGCTGAAGGTGCAAAAATCGCTCGGTGCAAATCGGTTCAGCATCTCCCATTTGGGTTACCTCACAGGCACGTTTGAGATTGAAGCCAGCCTGGAGGGTGGTAAGGTATTTTTCCTCGAACCGCATTCAGTGACCCTTCCCCCGGTGATTGTACGTCCGGATGACCCCAGGGAACTGGTTAGAAATGCCATCGATAAAATTTCCGACAATTATCCGGATCAGGATCAAAGGCTGACGGGCTTTTACCGTGAAGCCATCAAGCAAAGGCGCGATTATGTGTCCATTTCAGAAGCCGTGGTCGAGGTCGACCAGACTTCCTATGGTTTCCGGATGGCACGCGACCGTGTAAAGATCATACAGGCACGCAGGAGCGGGGAAGTGAAGAAAATGGATACCTTGCTGGTGAAGCTTCAAGGTGGTCCGCATGTGTCGATGCTGCTCGATGTGGTGAAAAATCCGGATGTCATCCTCGACAAGGAATTTTTGCAGTACTATGAGTATGAACTCGAGGATGTTGTTGTTATTGACGGGCGGTCGAATTATCTGGTCAGTTTTAAACCCATGGTCACCCTCCCGTTTCCGCTATACTTCGGTAGGTTATACATTGATGTGGAAAGCCTTGCTTTTACCATGGCCGAGTTCAGCCTGGACCTGAGCGACCGCGAAAAAGCCGCCCGCAACTTTATTGTGCGAAAACCGCTCTCTCTTCGTTTTACCGCTACAAGGACCAGTTACCTGGTGACCTATAAGCATATGGATGGCAAGTTTTACCTCAATTACGTGCGCAATGAAATGGAGTTTTTTGCCGACTGGAGGCGTAAGATTTTCCGGACGGGTTATACCATCATGTCAGAAATGGCCATTACAAAGCGTGTCCCGGAAACCGCTGAACGGATTTCCAGGAGCGAGTCCTTCAGGCCAAGAAACATCCTGGCGGATATGGTGCCCCAGTATTTTGACCCTGACTTTTGGGGCGCCTACAACGTCATTGAGCCTGAGGAATCCATTGAATCGGCTATCCAGAAGTTCAATAAACGATTCGAGGAATAA
- a CDS encoding carboxypeptidase-like regulatory domain-containing protein — protein sequence MKTRAYFRILTGLLAFFLLLPAGFSQTTADFHTITGMVRDAQTRRPIAYASVFVDQAEVGTVTNVDGGFILKVEKNLRATHFTISHLGYHTSKFRIDDYLLGERHEFLLEPTSVLLQEVVIKPNDARSLVEQAIAKITSNYPDQNYRLTGFYREAIKQRRDYVSISEAVVEVDQTPYFKRSGTDRVKIIQGRKSGDVKEMDTLIVKLQGGPHVSMLLDIVKNPNVLLDQEFLNYYNYELVDLVQVEDEANYVVEFSPRVTLPYPLYYGRLYISTEKMAITMAEFSLDISDRNKAVQNFVMRKPSRLRFTPTRTSYLVTYIEIDGKYHVNYVRNELEFFADWRRKIFRTNYLVMSELAITERRPDGEERFPVRETFRRSNILADMVPVYFDENFWGAYNVIEPDESIESAIRKLNTKLEKE from the coding sequence ATGAAAACAAGAGCTTATTTCCGGATCCTGACAGGTCTGCTTGCCTTTTTCTTGCTGTTACCTGCAGGTTTTTCCCAAACAACAGCAGATTTCCATACCATTACCGGTATGGTCAGAGATGCACAGACGCGTCGCCCCATTGCCTATGCCAGTGTGTTTGTTGATCAGGCTGAGGTTGGGACTGTAACCAATGTGGATGGCGGATTTATCCTGAAGGTTGAAAAGAACCTCAGGGCCACCCATTTTACCATCTCCCACCTGGGATATCACACTTCAAAATTCAGGATTGACGATTATTTGCTGGGCGAACGCCACGAATTTTTGCTGGAGCCGACATCTGTATTGCTTCAGGAAGTGGTCATCAAACCCAATGATGCGCGCAGCCTGGTGGAGCAAGCCATTGCGAAGATCACTTCCAATTATCCCGATCAGAATTATCGCCTGACCGGTTTTTATCGTGAAGCCATTAAACAGCGTCGCGATTATGTTTCCATTTCAGAGGCGGTAGTGGAAGTTGACCAGACCCCCTATTTTAAACGCAGTGGAACTGACCGGGTGAAAATCATCCAGGGCAGGAAAAGCGGTGATGTGAAAGAGATGGATACCTTGATTGTTAAACTGCAGGGTGGACCTCACGTATCCATGTTACTTGACATCGTTAAAAACCCCAATGTCCTTTTAGATCAGGAATTTCTAAACTATTATAATTATGAACTGGTTGACCTGGTTCAGGTGGAAGATGAGGCCAATTACGTGGTTGAATTTTCGCCCAGGGTGACTTTGCCTTATCCCCTTTACTATGGCCGTCTGTATATCTCAACCGAAAAAATGGCCATTACCATGGCAGAATTCAGCCTGGATATTTCGGATAGGAATAAAGCCGTGCAGAACTTTGTCATGCGCAAACCCAGCCGCCTGCGTTTTACCCCAACCCGCACCAGCTATTTGGTGACCTATATTGAGATAGACGGAAAATATCACGTGAACTATGTTCGCAACGAGCTTGAATTCTTTGCCGATTGGCGTCGGAAAATTTTCCGGACCAATTACCTGGTGATGTCTGAGCTGGCAATTACAGAGCGCAGACCTGATGGCGAGGAACGCTTCCCCGTAAGGGAAACCTTCAGAAGGAGTAACATTCTGGCAGATATGGTCCCCGTATATTTCGATGAGAATTTCTGGGGCGCATACAATGTGATCGAACCCGACGAAAGCATTGAATCAGCTATCCGTAAACTGAACACCAAACTGGAAAAGGAATAA
- a CDS encoding RNA polymerase sigma-70 factor, with amino-acid sequence MKGVQNEIRLQYRVKEGNIQAFETLFRAYYEPLCRLAVGFVKDLDTAEEIVQDFFFNYWKNREEINIKVSVKAYLYNAVRNASLKHLERQDVRRRYAERVLAGNEQPKQVLVTDEIGAREMLREIDEALATLPERCRVVFKMSRYEGLKYHEIAEELSVSVKTVEADMTRTLKLLRERLARFQEEPEIKTWPLQ; translated from the coding sequence ATGAAGGGAGTACAAAACGAGATCAGGCTTCAATACAGGGTGAAGGAAGGCAATATCCAGGCTTTCGAAACCCTATTCCGGGCTTATTATGAACCTTTGTGCAGGCTAGCTGTGGGTTTTGTAAAGGATCTGGATACGGCGGAAGAGATTGTGCAGGACTTTTTTTTCAACTATTGGAAAAACCGGGAAGAAATAAACATTAAAGTCTCAGTGAAAGCTTACCTGTATAACGCAGTGAGAAATGCCTCACTCAAGCACCTTGAAAGGCAGGATGTTCGCCGCAGGTATGCTGAGCGGGTGCTGGCAGGGAATGAACAGCCCAAACAGGTGCTGGTGACCGATGAGATCGGGGCAAGGGAGATGCTAAGAGAAATAGATGAAGCGCTTGCCACATTACCGGAAAGATGCAGGGTGGTCTTTAAAATGAGCCGTTACGAAGGTTTGAAATACCATGAAATTGCCGAAGAGTTGTCGGTATCGGTAAAAACGGTGGAGGCCGATATGACTAGAACCCTGAAACTATTAAGAGAACGACTGGCCAGGTTCCAAGAGGAACCTGAGATAAAGACCTGGCCTTTACAATGA